The Thermodesulfovibrio sp. 3462-1 genome contains the following window.
AATAAATGAACTCAGTAACATTGATAACATAATCGTATCATGGGGTTTAAAAATCCATAAAAGAGCCATTGCAAAAGCAGAAGCCACTGTACCAGGTGCAAAAGGACAGTATCCAATAAAAAAAACTGTAGCAATAATCTTTGAAAGCATTAAAAATTTCACTTTTTTATTATGCTTAACAGTCTTAGTTTAGTCAACAATGCAAGGGGATTCCTGAAACTGCCCGATGGACCTGTTCTCAGGGTAGCGAGGAGTCTTCAGAAAGCACTTCTGTCCTTCAGGATTACCTAACATTAGATAGAAATGACATTTTCTATCGGCATTTTTAGAAAATTGAATTGTTATTGACAAATAGGTTACACTTCATTATAATTCACTAAAAAAGTCTATGGAGGGTAAGATGGACACAGCACTGGTAGTAAGTGAGAAAAAAGCAGGTGGAGATACAAAAATTCTCCAGCTTGTTACATTTACTCTTGGTGGTGAAGAGTATGCTGTTGATATTCTCAAAGTTCAGGAAATAAACAGAATGAAAGAAATTACAAGAGTTCCAAATGCTCCATACTATGTTGAAGGCGTTATAAATCTTCGTGGGAAGGTTATTCCTGTTGTTAGTCTGAGAAAAAAATTTGGACTTCCTGAGGAAGAAGAAACAGCAAAACAAAGAATTATGATAATGGATATTCAGGGTATAACTATTGGATTGATTGTTGACTCGGTCTCTGAAGTTCTAAGAATATCCACTGACATCGTTGAACCACCTCCAGCTATGACTTATTCTGTAAGTTCAGAATTTATATGGGGAATTGCAAAACTTGAAGACAGACTTATTATTCTTCTTGATATGGACAGACTTATTGGTAAAGAAGAAAGTGAAGGAATGGTTGAGGCCACAGAGAAGGCAGCTATTGAGGAATAAACTTCCAGTATCTCTTTTTGTGCTGTCTTCCTCCACTCCAGCAAGGCTTCATATTCTCATCGCGGAATGAATAAATTTTGGCTGTTGATATATTATGGATTGATCTTGCAATAATAAAAAGCTCACCCTTTTTGGAAAAAAACTTAGCGCCATGAACAACCACCTCATCTCCAAGATTGAATTCTATTTTTTCCTGTTCAATATACCATCTCGGTGCTGTAATAATATTGTAGATTTTATCATGCTTTGTAATTCCTATTACCACAGGTCCATAATCTCTATAAATAATTTCAGCAATTTTCCCCTTAATAGCAATCTCTGTGTTTGGATCATAACTTTCTTCCCATTCCTGAGCTTCTGCAATCTGTCCTATGGCTATCAGAAAAATCATTATAACTATGCTCCATTTCATTGCATTAATCCTTAAAAAAGGGGGCACAAGCCCCCTTGATTTTTACCATCCACAGATTCTTCTGATGTTTAATCCTCTTTTCCCGGCTGGTGCATAGGGAAGTCCCATTTCATAGGCTTTTTTGTGCATCTCCACTTTTAAACTTGCTCTTTCCTGTTCTTTGTGTTTGATTGCATTCCAATCAGGGTTTGGCTGTGCCCAGAGGGTCAAAAGCTCACCCCTTAGCTGTAAATCCTTCTGATAAAGTGGTTGAATTTCCTTGCAATACTGTTGCGCCTTAGCTGAATCAACTCCTATTGGATACTGAGGACCCATTCCTCGCTGCGCAAAAGATACACCTGCAAATACTGTTAGTGCTGTTAGTAATGCAAACACCGTTAAAAACTTTTTCATTTCTTTCACCTCCTTTTTGTGACTTTTCTTTACTTCTTTTAAATATCAATTACCATGCCAGAATTGAAATATATTGATTTTATGAGGTTTTATATGAAACTGTTGCCTTTTTTTTGCAAAATTTGCATTATTTTTTGCAAAATTTGCAAAGTTCATTAGTAATGTAAGCAAAATCCTCAATTGAAAGCTCTTCTGCTCTTTTTAAGGGATTTATGCCGATTTTATTTAGAAATTCCTTAGGTTCATCAACGACTGATTTTAAAGAGTTGGCTATCATCTTTCTGCGCTGGCCAAAGGCTGATTTAACGATTTTAAAAAATATTTTTTCATCAGCTACTTTTACAGCTGGCTCAGTTCTTCTTTGAATTTTAATTACTGCTGATTCAACCTCTGGTGGAGGGCTAAAAAATTTTGCAGGAATATAAAATTTTATTTCAGCAGTCGTATAATACTGGACAATAATGCTTAAAGCAGAGTATGCTTTTGAACCAGGAACTGCAATAAACCTCTGGGCAACTTCTTTCTGCACAGTAAGAGTCATTGAAATAAAATTTCTCACTTCAATTAATCTGAAAATTATAGGTTTTGTTATGTAATAGGGAATATTAGCAACAACTTTAAACTGTCCAATCTCTTCATAGGGAAACTTGAGAGCATCCTGATTGAATAGCTTCAAATTTTGTCTTTGACGGAATCTTTCTTTTAAAATTCTAAAAAGCGCTGGATCAATTTCAATTGCTATAACTTCCCTCGCCTGCTCAATTAACAATGCTGTTAAATCGCCCATTCCTGCACCAATTTCAACAACTTTGTCCTGAGGCTCAATTTCTGCAACATTGACAATTCTTTGAAGAATCTCCTTATTTCTTAAAAAATGCTGCCCGAGCTTTTTTTTAGCCATTTATCAGTTTTAATTTTTCTATGTTGATTTTTAAGGTTCTATTTTTGTAATAAACAATAATTCTGGAAGGCATTATGAGGTTAGTTTTATCTTCAGTCTGAAACTGTTTAAAGTCATTATAAGTTATTAAAATTTGCTGATTTTCAAAGGTAAAACTCTGACTTACAGGCATAAATCCTTTTTTATTTAGCAATACTTGTCTGTCACTATTTTTTTCCTTCAAAATAAAATTATTGTCTTTTTCTCCAATCTCAAAATCACCAATCCACCACATAAAACCCTTTCTTACCCCGGTTAAAATTTGCTTTACCTTATCTTTTTCTATTAGTAGGGTTGATGATACTTCTTCATTTTTTTCATAAATTTCACCTGCAGGAAAGCCCATATAGTAAATGCGAAGAAGTGTTTCATTTTTACTAATTTTAAGTAAAGCATCTCCACTGAGAAAATTTCCTTTGCTTTCATAATCAATAGCTAAGGAGCTTTCAATGCCCTGATAATTCTGCATTTTTTTTATAAAATCCTTTACATCCTCAGCATAAAACTCTTTCAAAATCTCTGGTTTCTTTTCTGCACAACCAGAAAATAAAAAAATAACCAGACTAACTGTTAATAACCTCAATAAGTTCATTAATTGATGTCACTCCTTTTATGTTTAGATCATAACCTTCTTTAAGCCTTTCAAGATTGCTTTTAGGGATAATTGCTCTTTTCATACCTATTCTGGAGGCTTCTTTTAATCTTAACTCAGTTTGAGATATTGCACGAATCTCGCCACTTAATCCAACTTCACCAAAAATAACAGTTCTATCAGGCAAAGGCATATCTCTAAAAGAGGAAACAATGGCAGAAATTATTGCTAAATCCGAAGCAGGCTCTGTAATTTTTAATCCTCCAACAACATTTACAAATATATCTGCACTGGCAAGATTTACTTTCCCGCGTTTTTCAATAACAGCAATTAAAAGATTTACTCTCTGATAATCAACTCCAATAAAATTTCTTCTTGGCATTCCAAACTGTGAAGGTGAAACCAGTGCTTGTATTTCAGTGAGAATTGCTCTTGTTCCTTCAATTGTTGCTGTAATGGCTGAACCACTTGACACTCCATGTTCAGAAAGAAAAATTAAAGAAGGATTTTCAACCTCTGTAAGTCCCTGTGAAGTCATCTCAAAAACACCTATTTCATTGGTTGGACCAAAACGGTTTTTTACACTTCTCAGGATTCTATAGGCATATCCCCTGTCTCCTTCAAAATAAAGAACTGTATCCACAAGATGCTCAAGCACTCTTGGACCTGCTATTGCTCCTTCTTTTGTGACATGACCGATTAGAAAGACAGGAATCCCTGTGGATTTTGCAAAATTCATAAATTTTGCTGCGGAATCTCTAATCTGACTTACAGAACCAGGTGCTGAAACTGCTTCTTCAGTGTAAACTGTCTGAATTGAATCAACAATTAGTGTAGCTGGTTGAGTTTCTTTTGCACATTCAATAATTTTCTCAACAAGGGTTTCACTAAGAAGCAAAATTCCTTCTGAAGTAATTCCGAGTCTTTCTGCTCTAAGTTTTATCTGTGTAAGAGATTCCTCTGCTGAAACATAAAGAACTTTACCATACTGCAATGAAAGGTTATTGGATGCCTGCAGTAGCAGTGTTGATTTCCCAATACCAGGGTCTCCTCCAATAAGAATAAGAGAGCCTTTAACTAATCCGCCACCAAGAACTCTGTCAAGTTCTGCAATTCCAGTTAAAAATCTGTCCGATACTGTAATTTCAATTGAACTAATGGAAACAGGCTGAACAGTTTCTGATAAAATTTTTCTTTCAGTTCCTGCTTCTATAGTTTCCTCAACAAAGCTGTTCCATGCGCCACAATCAGGGCATCGGCCAATCCACTTTGGTGAAATATATCCACAGCTTTGGCACTGAAAAACTTGCTTAATCTTTGCCTTCATTCATTAATAATAATTCATTTTTTTATAAATAAACAATTATCATAGTCATTGCACCTGTTATGGCACACATAAGTAAAACTGGAACTAAAACTGCTTTTATAAACTGTGCTTCTTCTCTACCGCCCACACCAATTGTAGCAGCAGCATTTGTAATCTTAGAAGGAGTTATTGCAGAGGCTATTCCACCACCAACTGCATGGGCTGCATAAATCCACATGAAAGCATTTGCTCCGACTGTTGAAAGAGTTGCTTCCCATTGAATTTTTGCAAAAAGAACATTTGAGGCTGTTTCACTTCCTCCAACAAATGCACCAAATAAACCAAGAAAAGGTGCAATGAATGGATAAGCAGGACCAAAAACATTTGCAAGTGTTATTCCTATAATTCTGTCCATGTTGTACTGGGCAAAATATTGAGATGGGACAAGCTTTCCATTTACAACTTCCATTGCAGACCATGCCATAATAAATGCCACAGCAAAGAAAAGTGAGTAAGCAAGAAAAGGTCCCCATATTCTTGTTATCCAGAGCTTGAAAACATTCCTTAATTGTTTACCTGATGGTTTAAGTATAAATATTGAAATAAAAGAAACAACCATTATCCAGAACCAGACATTCCCAAGAATGTTCAAATCTTCTTTTTTATCAGCAATAATTCTAATTACTTCAGTCTGACCCAGAACATTTTCAAGTTTCATTTTAATAGTGGGGATATTTACAATGAGTGAGATTATTATTAACAGGATAAATGGTAGGCAGGCTATAAAAACTTCTTTATTAAAAATAGATTTACTTTGCTCCTGAGTGTTATTCCTGCGATAAATAAAATAAACTGTGAGCATGGTAATCAATCCAGAGATAATTCCTATAATTTCTACTGGAAGAATTCTGAAACCGGCAATTACAAGGGCAGAAACTGAAAGCATAAGACCTGAAATCATTGCAGCTTTCCAATTTTTCTTTATAGCTTCTTTACCTCCAACAACTTTGAGCATCAAAAAAGCAAAAATCACTGAGATTACAGGCAATAAAACAGTTACTTTGAAAGTATAATCCCAGATAAAATCATTAAGGCTTTCTATGTTAGGAGGCTTTATTCCAAAAGCCATTGCAACTTTTGAAGGCAGTGTTAGAGGAATTGTAAATAGAGCAAAGGAAGTAAGAGGGTCATAGCAAAGAATGCTTATGCCAATTGCAGCAATAGGAGAAAATCCTAATAACAAAAAAATCGGTGGAAACATTGCAGGAGTTACCATACCAAGTGATGTGCTTAAAGAGCCAAATCCCATTCCGATGAAAAGGGTTTGTTCTTCTTTGTTTCGAGCAATTCCTTTTACATAATCAATAATTTTCTTTAATGCACCGGTTTCTCTCATTAAAAATATTAAAAACATTGTAAAAACAACTGCCAGTGAGATCCCAAATGCTTTAACAATTCCAGTAAGTGTAGCACCCCATACAACATTCCATGGAGTTTTAAAGTAGTAAACCGCTACAAACATAGCAAGGATCCATCCTACTACAGAAACAAAACTCCCTG
Protein-coding sequences here:
- a CDS encoding chemotaxis protein CheW yields the protein MDTALVVSEKKAGGDTKILQLVTFTLGGEEYAVDILKVQEINRMKEITRVPNAPYYVEGVINLRGKVIPVVSLRKKFGLPEEEETAKQRIMIMDIQGITIGLIVDSVSEVLRISTDIVEPPPAMTYSVSSEFIWGIAKLEDRLIILLDMDRLIGKEESEGMVEATEKAAIEE
- the rsmA gene encoding 16S rRNA (adenine(1518)-N(6)/adenine(1519)-N(6))-dimethyltransferase RsmA, with translation MAKKKLGQHFLRNKEILQRIVNVAEIEPQDKVVEIGAGMGDLTALLIEQAREVIAIEIDPALFRILKERFRQRQNLKLFNQDALKFPYEEIGQFKVVANIPYYITKPIIFRLIEVRNFISMTLTVQKEVAQRFIAVPGSKAYSALSIIVQYYTTAEIKFYIPAKFFSPPPEVESAVIKIQRRTEPAVKVADEKIFFKIVKSAFGQRRKMIANSLKSVVDEPKEFLNKIGINPLKRAEELSIEDFAYITNELCKFCKK
- the radA gene encoding DNA repair protein RadA — its product is MKAKIKQVFQCQSCGYISPKWIGRCPDCGAWNSFVEETIEAGTERKILSETVQPVSISSIEITVSDRFLTGIAELDRVLGGGLVKGSLILIGGDPGIGKSTLLLQASNNLSLQYGKVLYVSAEESLTQIKLRAERLGITSEGILLLSETLVEKIIECAKETQPATLIVDSIQTVYTEEAVSAPGSVSQIRDSAAKFMNFAKSTGIPVFLIGHVTKEGAIAGPRVLEHLVDTVLYFEGDRGYAYRILRSVKNRFGPTNEIGVFEMTSQGLTEVENPSLIFLSEHGVSSGSAITATIEGTRAILTEIQALVSPSQFGMPRRNFIGVDYQRVNLLIAVIEKRGKVNLASADIFVNVVGGLKITEPASDLAIISAIVSSFRDMPLPDRTVIFGEVGLSGEIRAISQTELRLKEASRIGMKRAIIPKSNLERLKEGYDLNIKGVTSINELIEVINS
- a CDS encoding L-lactate permease → MDFFLALFPILVVLIGMLVFYRSGSFVSVVGWILAMFVAVYYFKTPWNVVWGATLTGIVKAFGISLAVVFTMFLIFLMRETGALKKIIDYVKGIARNKEEQTLFIGMGFGSLSTSLGMVTPAMFPPIFLLLGFSPIAAIGISILCYDPLTSFALFTIPLTLPSKVAMAFGIKPPNIESLNDFIWDYTFKVTVLLPVISVIFAFLMLKVVGGKEAIKKNWKAAMISGLMLSVSALVIAGFRILPVEIIGIISGLITMLTVYFIYRRNNTQEQSKSIFNKEVFIACLPFILLIIISLIVNIPTIKMKLENVLGQTEVIRIIADKKEDLNILGNVWFWIMVVSFISIFILKPSGKQLRNVFKLWITRIWGPFLAYSLFFAVAFIMAWSAMEVVNGKLVPSQYFAQYNMDRIIGITLANVFGPAYPFIAPFLGLFGAFVGGSETASNVLFAKIQWEATLSTVGANAFMWIYAAHAVGGGIASAITPSKITNAAATIGVGGREEAQFIKAVLVPVLLMCAITGAMTMIIVYL